Proteins from one Stenotrophomonas aracearum genomic window:
- the gspE gene encoding type II secretion system ATPase GspE — protein MNAVTHDLAEESSTDAEARIVALLLRNGRLKEADLARARPLQRESGGSLLPLLVRLGLVSERDHAQACAEVLALPLLEGKAVPEAPPESLLDALPLSLRFLKQFHACPLALHDGVLDLWLSDPQEPYTADAVQLAMAVPVRLHVGLRSEIDDVIERWFGQGRSAMGAIIETADGEGSAVDDIEHLRDLASEAPVIRLVNLVIQRAVELRASDIHIEPFENRLKVRYRVDGVLIEGESPPANLTAAVISRIKIMARLNIAERRLPQDGRIMLRVQGKELDLRVSTVPTAHGESVVMRLLDRDTVVFDFHRLGFTDAFLPQFRKVLDQPHGILLVTGPTGSGKTTTLYTALSQLNTADVKIITVEDPVEYQIEGINQIQAKPQIGLDFASALRSIVRQDPDIIMIGEMRDLETARIAIQSALTGHLVLSTLHTNNAAGGITRLLDMGVEDYLLTSTINGILAQRLVRRLEPQHALRYLASPEEIERFDLRSLQPEGEIYLYRAQPSALAPTGYLGRTTIMEFLVMNDELRRAVMRRAGMGEVEQIARAAGMRTMYEDGLSKALQGYTTIEEVLRVTEES, from the coding sequence GTGAATGCGGTAACCCACGATCTTGCTGAAGAGTCGTCCACCGATGCGGAAGCCCGCATCGTGGCGCTGTTGCTGCGCAACGGGCGGCTGAAGGAAGCCGACCTGGCTCGCGCGCGCCCGCTGCAGCGCGAATCCGGCGGCAGCCTGCTGCCACTGCTGGTGCGGCTGGGCCTGGTGTCCGAACGCGACCACGCCCAGGCCTGCGCCGAGGTGCTGGCGTTGCCGTTGCTGGAAGGCAAGGCGGTGCCCGAAGCGCCCCCCGAATCCCTGCTCGACGCGCTGCCGCTGTCGCTGCGCTTCCTCAAACAATTCCACGCCTGTCCGCTGGCCCTGCACGACGGCGTGCTCGACCTGTGGCTGAGCGATCCGCAGGAGCCCTACACCGCCGACGCAGTGCAGCTGGCGATGGCGGTGCCGGTGCGCCTGCATGTCGGGCTGCGCTCGGAGATCGACGACGTGATCGAGCGCTGGTTCGGCCAGGGCCGCAGCGCGATGGGCGCGATCATCGAAACCGCCGACGGCGAAGGCAGCGCGGTCGACGATATCGAACACCTGCGCGACCTCGCCTCCGAAGCCCCGGTGATCCGCCTGGTCAACCTGGTGATTCAGCGTGCGGTGGAACTGCGCGCCTCGGACATCCATATCGAACCGTTCGAAAACCGCCTGAAGGTGCGCTACCGCGTCGACGGCGTGCTGATCGAAGGCGAAAGCCCGCCGGCCAATCTCACCGCCGCGGTGATCAGCCGCATCAAGATCATGGCGCGGCTGAACATCGCCGAACGCCGCCTGCCGCAGGACGGCCGCATCATGCTGCGCGTGCAGGGCAAGGAGCTGGACCTGCGCGTGAGCACCGTGCCTACCGCACACGGCGAAAGCGTGGTGATGCGCCTCCTCGACCGCGACACCGTGGTGTTCGACTTCCACCGGCTCGGCTTCACCGACGCGTTCCTCCCGCAGTTCCGCAAGGTGCTCGACCAGCCGCACGGCATCCTGCTGGTCACCGGACCTACCGGTTCGGGCAAGACCACCACGCTGTACACCGCGCTGAGCCAGCTCAACACCGCCGACGTCAAGATCATCACCGTCGAAGACCCGGTCGAATACCAGATCGAAGGCATCAACCAGATCCAGGCCAAGCCGCAGATCGGCCTGGATTTCGCCAGCGCGCTGCGCAGCATCGTGCGACAGGATCCGGACATCATCATGATCGGCGAAATGCGCGACCTGGAAACCGCGCGCATCGCGATCCAGTCGGCGCTCACCGGCCACCTGGTGCTGTCCACCCTGCACACCAACAACGCCGCCGGCGGCATCACCCGCCTGCTCGACATGGGCGTGGAAGACTACCTGCTGACCTCCACCATCAACGGCATCCTGGCCCAGCGGCTGGTGCGCAGGCTGGAGCCGCAGCATGCACTGCGTTACCTGGCCTCGCCCGAAGAGATCGAACGCTTCGACCTGCGCAGCCTGCAGCCGGAAGGCGAGATCTACCTGTACCGTGCGCAGCCCTCCGCGCTCGCGCCCACCGGCTACCTCGGGCGCACCACGATCATGGAATTCCTGGTGATGAACGACGAGCTGCGCCGCGCGGTGATGCGCCGCGCCGGCATGGGCGAAGTGGAGCAGATCGCACGCGCGGCCGGCATGCGCACCATGTACGAAGACGGCCTTTCCAAGGCGCTGCAGGGCTACACCACGATTGAAGAAGTGCTGCGCGTGACGGAGGAAAGCTGA
- the xpsI gene encoding type II secretion system protein XpsI, which translates to MKRQRGYSLLEVIVAFALLALALTLLLGSLSGAARQVHGADLRTRATLHAQSLLAATGIEAPLQVGRTQGDWEDGRYRWDLQVEPYVDPRVDTLQPAAATLATGPTLAQLTLQVRWGEGNGERLQWRSLRLLPTTPDAAR; encoded by the coding sequence ATGAAACGACAGCGCGGTTACTCGCTGCTGGAAGTGATCGTCGCCTTCGCGCTGCTGGCGCTGGCGCTGACCCTGCTGCTGGGCAGCCTGTCCGGCGCGGCGCGCCAGGTGCACGGCGCCGACCTGCGCACCCGCGCCACCCTGCATGCGCAGTCGCTGCTGGCCGCGACCGGGATCGAGGCACCGCTGCAGGTCGGGCGCACCCAGGGCGACTGGGAGGACGGCCGCTATCGCTGGGACCTGCAGGTCGAACCGTATGTCGACCCGCGCGTCGATACGCTGCAACCGGCCGCGGCCACCCTCGCCACCGGTCCCACCCTGGCCCAGCTGACCCTGCAGGTACGCTGGGGCGAGGGCAATGGCGAGCGCCTGCAGTGGCGGTCGCTGCGGCTGCTGCCCACCACCCCGGACGCAGCGCGATGA
- a CDS encoding type II secretion system protein J produces the protein MSRSAARGFTLIEVLLATVLLVGGLALAFATVRSAMNIAQRGERVAAQNERMRAVEGFLRRRLSMALPTAAEPPDPTREPLYFLGEPQHMLFVSELPGYLGRGGSYVHELQVNRSGNDLRLDVALTLVQNGERIAETPPRPPEMLADALREVAFRYRGIDPQSGQLGEWQTRWEDTRRLPLLVEVRIVPLQGPAWPPMVAALSQAREARR, from the coding sequence ATGAGCCGTAGTGCTGCCCGTGGCTTCACCCTGATCGAAGTGCTGCTGGCCACGGTGCTGCTGGTCGGCGGCCTGGCGCTGGCGTTCGCCACCGTGCGTTCGGCGATGAACATCGCCCAGCGCGGCGAGCGCGTGGCCGCGCAGAACGAGCGCATGCGCGCGGTGGAAGGCTTCCTGCGGCGGCGCTTGAGCATGGCCCTGCCGACCGCCGCCGAACCGCCCGATCCCACCCGCGAACCGCTGTACTTCCTCGGCGAACCGCAGCACATGCTGTTCGTGTCCGAACTGCCCGGCTACCTCGGTCGTGGCGGTTCGTACGTGCATGAGCTGCAGGTCAACCGCAGCGGCAATGACCTGCGCCTCGATGTGGCGCTGACCCTGGTGCAGAACGGCGAACGCATCGCCGAAACGCCGCCGCGCCCGCCGGAAATGCTGGCCGACGCCCTGCGCGAGGTGGCGTTCCGCTACCGCGGCATCGACCCGCAGAGCGGCCAGCTCGGCGAGTGGCAGACCCGGTGGGAGGACACCCGGCGCTTGCCGCTGCTGGTGGAAGTCCGCATCGTGCCGCTGCAGGGACCGGCGTGGCCGCCGATGGTCGCCGCGCTGTCGCAGGCGCGCGAGGCACGCCGATGA
- a CDS encoding general secretion pathway protein GspK: MRRTRGAALVLVLWLIALLTAVVGAFALSARIEHLQQRVIGDDAIGQEHARAGLEYALFRMRPSALQPSWQADGRRYRWEFDGRRIDLRVVDENGKINLNLADTALLGGFLRALDVEPGRAQQLAGAIADWRDPDNLKQPGGGAETADYQAAGLPYGARNGRFETLGELQRVLGMDPDLYERMEPMLTLYSRQSRPDPRFAAGPVLTALGLDAEPLLAERERSEAAGDENVTGALASGSGTYSIESRATDPRGRVSVLRAVVRMGAAGTPGTTYTVLRWEQGMAAR, encoded by the coding sequence ATGAGGCGCACGCGCGGTGCCGCACTGGTGCTGGTGCTGTGGCTGATCGCGCTGCTCACCGCCGTGGTTGGTGCGTTCGCGCTCAGTGCGCGCATCGAACACCTGCAGCAACGGGTGATCGGCGACGATGCGATCGGCCAGGAACACGCCCGCGCCGGACTGGAGTACGCGCTGTTCCGCATGCGGCCCTCCGCGCTGCAGCCGTCCTGGCAGGCCGACGGCCGCCGCTACCGCTGGGAATTCGACGGCCGCCGCATCGACCTGCGGGTGGTCGACGAGAACGGCAAGATCAATCTCAACCTGGCCGACACCGCCCTGCTCGGCGGTTTCCTGCGCGCGCTGGACGTGGAGCCCGGGCGGGCCCAGCAGCTGGCCGGCGCGATCGCGGACTGGCGCGATCCCGACAACCTCAAGCAACCCGGCGGCGGTGCCGAAACAGCCGACTACCAGGCGGCCGGCCTGCCGTATGGCGCGCGCAACGGGCGCTTCGAGACCCTGGGCGAACTGCAGCGGGTCCTCGGCATGGATCCGGACCTGTATGAACGGATGGAACCGATGCTGACCCTGTACAGTCGGCAGTCGCGTCCGGATCCCCGTTTCGCGGCCGGGCCGGTGCTGACCGCGCTCGGGCTGGACGCCGAACCGCTGCTGGCCGAGCGCGAGCGCAGCGAGGCGGCGGGCGACGAAAACGTGACCGGCGCGCTTGCCAGTGGCAGCGGCACCTATAGTATCGAGAGCCGCGCGACGGACCCGCGCGGCCGGGTGTCGGTGCTGCGCGCGGTGGTACGCATGGGCGCGGCGGGCACGCCCGGAACGACATACACGGTACTTCGCTGGGAACAGGGAATGGCAGCTCGATGA
- a CDS encoding PilN domain-containing protein, with translation MTVWRDSLEQARGRLAPGVGTGLRWWRRSLLAWLPLRWQWAMGWSQSRLLLSRHAEQLVLRRDTAEQVQAVAELPWPTAPADLERVLDARLRGLPRHWVLPASAVLRRPLRLPAAAAPRLRDVVGFEIDRQTPFEASQVHYDVRELGTLPDGQLQVELVVIPRQALEQWSQQAGTWAQQLAGVDADDGHGQPLGVNLLPATQRQLTRDPMRRWNLLLGCAAVVLLALAATQLLDNRQAAAERLREQVDASARDARRVAAQRQQLQELVDGAAFLEAKRSEHASTVELWNELTRLLPDGTYLEKLSVEGNTLQLIGLSREASQLVPLLQDSPLWRKVNLTGVLQADGGAGGRDRFTLTAELQPLPGAPDPAAPAAATPAPEVADGNAADTP, from the coding sequence ATGACGGTTTGGCGGGACAGTCTGGAACAGGCACGGGGACGGCTCGCGCCCGGCGTGGGCACTGGCCTGCGCTGGTGGCGGCGTTCGCTGCTGGCCTGGTTGCCGCTGCGCTGGCAGTGGGCGATGGGCTGGTCGCAGTCGCGGTTGCTGCTGTCGCGGCATGCCGAGCAGCTGGTGCTGCGCCGCGACACCGCCGAGCAGGTCCAGGCGGTGGCCGAACTGCCGTGGCCGACCGCGCCCGCCGATCTGGAGCGGGTGCTCGACGCGCGCCTGCGCGGACTGCCCCGGCACTGGGTATTGCCGGCCTCCGCGGTGCTGCGCCGCCCGCTGCGCCTGCCGGCCGCTGCCGCGCCGCGCCTGCGCGACGTGGTCGGTTTCGAGATCGACCGGCAGACCCCGTTCGAAGCCAGCCAGGTGCATTACGACGTGCGCGAACTGGGCACGCTGCCCGACGGCCAGCTGCAGGTGGAGCTGGTGGTCATTCCGCGCCAGGCGCTGGAGCAGTGGTCGCAGCAGGCCGGCACCTGGGCGCAGCAGCTGGCCGGGGTGGATGCCGACGATGGCCACGGCCAGCCGCTCGGCGTGAACCTGCTGCCGGCGACCCAGCGCCAGCTCACCCGCGACCCGATGCGGCGCTGGAACCTGCTGCTCGGCTGCGCCGCCGTGGTGCTGTTGGCGCTGGCCGCGACCCAACTGCTGGACAACCGCCAGGCCGCCGCCGAGCGCCTGCGCGAGCAGGTCGACGCGTCCGCGCGCGATGCCCGCCGCGTGGCCGCGCAGCGCCAGCAGCTGCAGGAGCTGGTCGACGGCGCCGCATTCCTGGAAGCCAAGCGCAGCGAGCACGCCAGCACCGTGGAGCTGTGGAACGAACTCACCCGCCTGCTGCCCGACGGCACCTACCTGGAAAAGCTGTCGGTGGAAGGCAACACCCTGCAGCTGATCGGCCTCAGCCGCGAAGCCTCGCAGCTGGTGCCGCTGCTGCAGGACTCGCCGTTGTGGCGCAAGGTCAACCTGACCGGCGTGCTGCAGGCCGACGGTGGGGCCGGTGGCCGCGACCGTTTCACTCTCACCGCCGAGCTGCAGCCGCTGCCCGGCGCACCGGACCCGGCCGCACCCGCCGCTGCCACGCCCGCCCCGGAGGTTGCCGATGGCAATGCCGCCGACACGCCGTGA
- the gspD gene encoding type II secretion system secretin GspD: MTLRLFSLSFAVALLAGCASVPAPEVQRNAILTGKHQVVAGDGSRDGVDAQPLGDGAPQPVIRRGSGTMINRSAAAAPSPALSQASTGTATFNFEGESVHAVVKAILGDMLGQNYVIAPGVQGTVTLATPKPVSSAQALNLLEMVLGWNNARMVYSGGRYNIVAADQALAGTVAPSTAPAANARGFEVRVVPLQYISATEMKKVLEPYARPNAIVNVDGGRNVITLGGTRAELENYLRTVEIFDVDWLSGMSVGVFPIQTGKAEQVAADLEKVFGEESKTPSAGMFRFLPLENANAVLVITPQARYLDQIQQWLERIDTAGGSARLFSYELRYIKAKDLAERLAEAFASENGRGGRSFDTSLAPGATIQNLSSQDGTGGSSLNSGNASTGGTNRTGGMGEGTMSLPQRQSGNASFNLEVQGDSVGVSAVEETNTLLVRSTPQAWRSIREVIEKLDVMPMQVHIEAQVAEVALTGDLSYGVNWFFEQAVQTGKTESGIDLPSALGRSIWGSISGRVGDTGLGWTFLGKNAAAVVTALDKVSNLRLLQTPSIFVRNNAEATLNVGTQIPINSVSVNTGVGGDNTYSQVQYLDTGVILKVRPRITRDGVVFLDIVQEVSSAGAIPSGCDPTRTTCNPPINTRKISTEAAVQSGDTIMLAGLITNNDETGADGVPGLSRIPVLGALFGKKTQVSGRSEVIVLLTPTIVRNAQESRNLTDEYSNRFRAMEPFPARPKR, from the coding sequence ATGACATTGCGTCTTTTCTCCCTGTCGTTCGCCGTCGCCCTGCTTGCAGGCTGCGCTTCCGTGCCTGCCCCCGAAGTGCAGCGCAATGCGATCCTCACCGGCAAGCACCAGGTCGTGGCCGGCGACGGTTCGCGTGACGGCGTGGACGCGCAGCCGCTGGGCGACGGTGCCCCGCAGCCGGTGATCCGCCGTGGCAGCGGCACCATGATCAACCGCAGCGCGGCGGCGGCACCGTCGCCGGCGTTGTCGCAGGCGAGCACCGGCACCGCCACCTTCAACTTCGAAGGCGAGTCGGTGCACGCGGTGGTCAAGGCGATCCTGGGCGACATGCTCGGCCAGAACTACGTGATCGCCCCCGGCGTGCAGGGCACCGTGACCTTGGCCACGCCCAAGCCGGTGTCTTCGGCGCAGGCGCTGAACCTGCTGGAAATGGTGCTGGGCTGGAACAACGCGCGCATGGTCTACAGCGGCGGCCGCTACAACATCGTGGCCGCCGACCAGGCGCTGGCCGGCACCGTGGCGCCGAGCACCGCACCGGCCGCCAACGCGCGCGGCTTCGAAGTGCGGGTGGTGCCGCTGCAGTACATCTCGGCCACTGAAATGAAGAAGGTGCTGGAGCCGTACGCGCGGCCCAACGCGATCGTCAATGTCGACGGCGGCCGCAACGTGATCACCCTGGGCGGCACCCGCGCGGAGCTTGAGAACTACCTGCGCACGGTGGAGATCTTCGACGTGGACTGGCTGTCGGGCATGTCGGTGGGCGTGTTCCCGATCCAGACCGGCAAGGCCGAGCAGGTGGCCGCCGACCTGGAAAAAGTGTTCGGTGAAGAGAGCAAGACCCCCAGTGCCGGCATGTTCCGTTTCCTCCCGCTGGAAAACGCCAACGCCGTGCTGGTGATCACCCCGCAGGCGCGCTACCTGGACCAGATCCAGCAGTGGCTGGAGCGGATCGACACCGCCGGTGGCAGCGCGCGGCTGTTCTCCTACGAGCTGCGCTACATCAAGGCCAAGGACCTGGCCGAACGCCTGGCCGAAGCCTTCGCCAGTGAAAACGGGCGCGGGGGGCGGAGCTTCGACACCTCGCTGGCGCCGGGCGCGACCATCCAGAACCTGAGCAGCCAGGATGGCACCGGCGGCTCCAGCCTCAACAGCGGTAACGCCAGCACCGGTGGCACCAACCGCACCGGCGGCATGGGCGAAGGCACCATGAGCCTGCCGCAGCGCCAGTCCGGCAACGCCAGCTTCAACCTGGAAGTGCAGGGCGATTCGGTCGGCGTTTCCGCGGTCGAGGAAACCAACACGCTGCTGGTGCGCTCCACCCCGCAGGCCTGGCGGTCGATCCGCGAGGTGATCGAAAAGCTCGACGTGATGCCGATGCAGGTGCACATCGAAGCGCAGGTGGCCGAAGTGGCGCTGACCGGCGACCTCAGCTACGGCGTGAACTGGTTCTTCGAACAGGCGGTGCAGACCGGCAAGACCGAAAGCGGCATCGACCTGCCCAGCGCGCTGGGCCGTTCGATCTGGGGCAGCATTTCCGGCCGGGTCGGCGACACCGGGCTGGGCTGGACCTTCCTCGGCAAGAATGCGGCGGCGGTGGTGACCGCGCTGGACAAGGTCAGCAACCTGCGCCTGCTGCAGACCCCGTCGATCTTCGTGCGCAACAATGCCGAAGCCACCCTCAACGTGGGTACCCAGATCCCGATCAACTCGGTGTCGGTGAACACCGGCGTCGGTGGCGACAACACCTACAGCCAGGTCCAGTACCTGGACACTGGCGTGATCCTCAAGGTGCGCCCGCGCATCACCCGCGACGGCGTGGTGTTCCTGGACATCGTGCAGGAGGTCAGTTCGGCCGGCGCAATTCCGTCCGGTTGCGACCCGACCCGCACCACCTGCAACCCGCCGATCAACACCCGCAAGATCTCCACCGAAGCGGCGGTGCAGAGCGGCGACACCATCATGCTGGCCGGGTTGATCACCAACAACGACGAAACCGGCGCCGACGGCGTGCCGGGGCTGAGCCGGATCCCGGTGCTCGGCGCCCTGTTCGGCAAGAAGACCCAGGTCAGCGGGCGTTCGGAGGTGATCGTGCTGCTCACCCCGACCATCGTGCGCAACGCGCAGGAGTCGCGGAACCTGACCGACGAATACAGCAACCGCTTCCGCGCGATGGAGCCGTTCCCGGCCCGCCCGAAGCGCTGA
- the xpsF gene encoding type II secretion system protein XpsF: protein MPQYRYKALNAHGELFDGQMDAASEADVAAKLQDQGHLPMEARLAGEGGAGSTSWTALLRRKPFDGAALVQFTQQLATLLGAGQPLDRALTILLELPEDERSRRVITDIRDVVRGGAALSTALERQHGLFSRLYINMVRAGEAGGSLHDTLQRLSDYLERSQELKGRVINALIYPAILLAVVGGALLFLLGYVVPQFALMYESLDVALPWFTQWVLNAGLVVREGWLAMIVVPALALLVVERKLRQPAARLALDGWLLQRKGIGGLIGKLETARLARTLGTLLRNGVPLLSGLGIARNVLGNRALAADVDVASDDVKNGNGLSAALGKGRRFPRLALQMIQVGEESGALDVMLLKTADTFEQETARAIDRLLSALVPVITLVLASVVGLVIVAVLVPLYDLTNAIG from the coding sequence ATGCCGCAGTACCGCTACAAGGCCCTCAACGCGCACGGTGAGCTGTTCGACGGCCAGATGGACGCCGCCAGCGAAGCCGATGTCGCCGCGAAGCTGCAGGACCAGGGGCACCTTCCGATGGAAGCGCGCCTCGCCGGCGAGGGTGGGGCGGGCAGTACCTCGTGGACCGCGCTGCTGCGGCGCAAGCCGTTCGACGGCGCCGCGCTGGTCCAGTTCACCCAGCAGCTGGCCACCCTGCTCGGCGCCGGGCAGCCACTGGACCGTGCGCTGACCATCCTGCTGGAACTGCCCGAAGACGAACGCAGCCGGCGGGTCATCACCGACATCCGCGACGTCGTGCGCGGCGGTGCGGCCCTGTCCACCGCGCTGGAACGCCAGCACGGGTTGTTCTCGCGGCTGTACATCAACATGGTGCGTGCCGGCGAAGCCGGTGGCAGCCTGCACGACACCCTGCAGCGGCTGTCGGACTATCTCGAACGCAGCCAGGAACTGAAAGGCCGCGTGATCAACGCATTGATCTACCCGGCGATCCTGTTGGCGGTGGTCGGTGGCGCGCTGCTGTTCCTGCTCGGGTATGTGGTGCCGCAGTTCGCGCTGATGTACGAAAGCCTGGACGTGGCCCTGCCGTGGTTCACCCAGTGGGTGCTCAACGCCGGCCTGGTGGTGCGCGAGGGCTGGCTGGCGATGATCGTGGTGCCGGCGCTGGCGCTGCTGGTGGTCGAGCGCAAGCTGCGCCAACCGGCCGCACGCCTGGCGCTGGATGGCTGGCTGCTGCAGCGCAAGGGCATCGGCGGGCTGATCGGCAAACTTGAAACCGCGCGCCTGGCACGCACACTCGGCACGCTGCTGCGCAATGGCGTGCCGCTGCTGTCCGGGCTGGGCATCGCGCGCAACGTGCTGGGCAACCGCGCGCTGGCCGCCGATGTCGATGTCGCCAGCGACGACGTCAAGAACGGCAACGGCCTGTCCGCCGCGCTCGGCAAGGGCAGGCGTTTCCCGCGGCTGGCGCTGCAGATGATCCAGGTGGGCGAGGAATCGGGCGCGCTGGATGTCATGCTGCTCAAGACCGCCGACACCTTCGAACAGGAAACCGCACGCGCCATCGATCGCCTGCTGTCGGCACTGGTGCCGGTGATCACGCTGGTGCTGGCCTCGGTGGTCGGCCTGGTGATCGTCGCCGTGCTGGTGCCGTTGTACGACCTCACCAATGCCATAGGCTGA
- the gspM gene encoding type II secretion system protein GspM produces MAMPPTRRDRWLALGLLLAALALAYLLLVHPWFTRPLLDINRDIADTQEREQRVDAQLQQRGQVQQRLQEVEAALQGRPGFLREPTAESAAAALSSRLQDAVASASPGNRSCTISNRSPLTDTARDAQFPRVALQVRLRCGVPEMAAVLHTLETGSPRLFVNNLNLLAQRFQASPNESGTGLDVSFELVGYLKPGAGTEAIAAPAAAAPGPAPAGLEPVGSAMAAPTDPGVAQPVDEGTIIED; encoded by the coding sequence ATGGCAATGCCGCCGACACGCCGTGACCGCTGGCTGGCGCTGGGCCTGCTGCTGGCCGCGTTGGCGCTGGCCTACCTGCTGCTGGTGCACCCGTGGTTCACCCGCCCGCTGCTGGACATCAACCGCGACATTGCCGACACGCAGGAGCGCGAGCAGCGCGTGGACGCGCAGCTGCAGCAACGCGGCCAGGTGCAACAGCGGTTGCAGGAGGTGGAAGCAGCCCTGCAGGGGCGACCCGGCTTCCTGCGCGAACCCACCGCCGAATCGGCCGCGGCTGCGCTGTCCAGCCGCCTGCAGGACGCGGTCGCCTCGGCCAGCCCGGGCAACCGCAGCTGCACCATCAGCAACCGCTCGCCGCTGACCGATACCGCGCGCGACGCGCAGTTCCCGCGCGTGGCGCTGCAGGTCCGGCTGCGCTGCGGCGTGCCGGAAATGGCGGCGGTGCTGCACACGCTTGAAACCGGCAGCCCGCGCCTGTTCGTGAACAACCTCAACCTGCTGGCGCAGCGCTTCCAGGCCTCGCCGAATGAAAGCGGCACCGGCCTGGACGTGTCGTTCGAGCTGGTCGGCTACCTCAAACCCGGTGCCGGCACCGAAGCGATTGCCGCTCCGGCTGCGGCAGCGCCCGGCCCGGCCCCGGCCGGGCTGGAACCGGTAGGCTCGGCGATGGCCGCACCGACCGACCCCGGCGTTGCGCAACCGGTTGACGAGGGCACGATCATTGAAGATTGA
- the xpsH gene encoding type II secretion system protein XpsH codes for MLLVVALIAIIGAVTATAMNGGIDGMRLRNAGKDIASQLRYTRTQAIATGERQRFLIDPQARTWEAPNGRHGSLPAAIEVHFRGAGQVAGVASGKAGIAFHPDGGSSGGSIELGVRDALWRIDVAWITGEVRSGPVRGAQ; via the coding sequence ATGCTGCTGGTGGTGGCGCTCATCGCGATCATCGGTGCGGTCACCGCCACGGCCATGAATGGTGGCATCGACGGCATGCGCCTGCGCAATGCGGGCAAGGACATCGCCAGCCAGCTGCGCTACACGCGCACCCAGGCCATTGCCACCGGTGAACGCCAACGTTTCCTGATCGACCCGCAGGCGCGCACCTGGGAAGCGCCCAACGGGCGCCATGGCAGCCTGCCGGCCGCCATCGAGGTGCACTTCCGCGGCGCCGGCCAGGTCGCCGGCGTGGCCAGCGGCAAGGCCGGCATCGCCTTCCACCCGGACGGCGGCTCCAGCGGCGGCAGCATCGAGCTGGGCGTGCGCGACGCGCTGTGGCGCATCGACGTGGCCTGGATCACCGGCGAGGTGCGCTCCGGGCCGGTGCGGGGTGCGCAATGA
- the gspG gene encoding type II secretion system major pseudopilin GspG: MIHRRTRSHFASPRNQSGMSLLEIIIVIVLIGAVLTLVGSRVLGGADRGKANIAKSQVQTMAGKIENYQLDTGKLPAKLDDLVTQPGGSSGWLGPYAKPAELNDPWGNALEYRAPGEGQPFDLISLGKDGKVGGSSYDADIKYE; encoded by the coding sequence ATGATCCACCGTCGCACCCGTTCCCACTTCGCGTCGCCGCGCAACCAGTCGGGCATGAGCCTGCTGGAAATCATCATCGTCATCGTGCTGATCGGCGCGGTGCTGACCTTGGTCGGCAGCCGCGTGCTCGGCGGCGCCGACCGCGGCAAGGCCAACATCGCCAAGTCCCAGGTGCAGACCATGGCCGGCAAGATCGAGAACTACCAGCTCGACACCGGCAAGCTGCCGGCCAAGCTCGACGACCTGGTCACCCAGCCCGGTGGCAGCAGCGGCTGGCTGGGTCCGTACGCCAAGCCCGCTGAACTCAACGACCCGTGGGGCAATGCGCTGGAGTACCGCGCACCCGGCGAAGGCCAGCCGTTCGACCTGATCAGCCTGGGCAAGGACGGCAAGGTCGGTGGCAGCAGCTACGACGCGGACATCAAGTACGAGTAA